The following are encoded in a window of Solibacillus sp. FSL R7-0668 genomic DNA:
- a CDS encoding ABC-F family ATP-binding cassette domain-containing protein has translation MIQVSGVGLRYGDRKLFDDVNIKFTPGNCYGLIGANGAGKSTFLKILAGDIEAQEGNVSMGKDERLSVLRQNHFEYDEFTVLDTVVMGNKRLWEVKAEKDAIYMKEDFSDEDGMRAAELEGEFADMNGWEAESDAAQLLNGLGIGDAMHYMTMADLEGSDKVKVLLAQALFGKPDVLLLDEPTNHLDIKAIKWLEEFLINFENTVIVVSHDRHFLNKVCTHIADLDFGKIKLYVGNYDFWYESSQLAQKLMADQNAKKEEKIKELKDFIARFSANASKSSQATSRKKMLDKIELDDIQPSSRKYPFINFQIGREIGNDVLTVDGLTASHEGETLFKDIRFSMNKDDKIILLGNTIAKSTLMDILMERQEAEAGTFKWGVTTSQSYFEMDHDQYFGGGEKSLVEWLRPYSPEDETESFLRGFLGRMLFSGEEVKKSPSVLSGGEKVRCMLSKMMLSNSNVLLLDEPTNHLDLESIQALNEGLIRFKGAMLFTSHDHQFIQTIANRVIEIREDGSILDKPLTYDEFLDWKDAQGLN, from the coding sequence ATGATTCAAGTATCAGGCGTTGGTCTGCGTTATGGTGACCGTAAATTATTTGACGATGTAAATATTAAATTCACTCCAGGTAACTGTTACGGCCTTATTGGGGCAAACGGTGCTGGTAAATCAACATTCTTAAAAATCTTAGCTGGTGATATCGAGGCACAAGAAGGTAATGTGTCAATGGGGAAAGATGAGCGTTTATCAGTATTACGCCAAAACCACTTCGAGTACGATGAGTTCACAGTTCTTGATACAGTTGTTATGGGGAACAAGCGCCTTTGGGAAGTGAAAGCTGAAAAAGACGCGATTTATATGAAGGAAGATTTCTCGGATGAGGATGGTATGCGCGCCGCTGAGTTAGAAGGCGAATTCGCAGACATGAATGGTTGGGAAGCAGAATCAGATGCTGCACAACTATTAAATGGTTTAGGTATTGGCGATGCAATGCATTACATGACAATGGCTGACTTAGAAGGTTCTGACAAAGTAAAGGTATTACTTGCGCAAGCCCTATTCGGTAAGCCAGATGTACTATTACTGGATGAGCCTACCAACCACTTAGACATTAAAGCAATCAAATGGTTAGAGGAATTTTTAATCAACTTTGAAAATACCGTAATCGTTGTATCACATGACCGTCATTTCTTAAACAAAGTATGTACGCATATTGCTGACCTAGACTTCGGTAAAATCAAGCTTTATGTGGGGAACTATGACTTCTGGTATGAATCTTCTCAACTAGCACAAAAGCTAATGGCTGACCAAAATGCGAAAAAAGAAGAGAAAATTAAAGAGTTAAAAGACTTCATTGCACGCTTCTCAGCGAACGCATCGAAATCTTCTCAAGCAACATCTCGTAAAAAGATGCTAGACAAAATCGAGCTCGATGACATCCAACCATCAAGCCGTAAATACCCATTCATTAACTTCCAAATTGGTCGTGAAATCGGGAATGACGTCTTAACAGTTGATGGTCTTACTGCATCACATGAAGGCGAAACATTATTCAAAGATATTCGCTTCTCGATGAACAAGGATGACAAAATCATTTTACTTGGTAATACGATTGCGAAATCTACTTTAATGGATATTTTAATGGAGCGTCAAGAAGCTGAAGCTGGTACCTTCAAATGGGGTGTAACAACTTCTCAAAGCTACTTCGAAATGGATCATGACCAATACTTCGGTGGCGGTGAAAAATCATTAGTAGAATGGTTGCGCCCATACTCACCTGAAGACGAAACAGAAAGCTTCTTACGTGGCTTCTTAGGTCGTATGCTATTCTCTGGTGAAGAAGTGAAAAAATCTCCTTCTGTTCTTTCAGGTGGGGAAAAAGTTCGATGCATGCTGTCAAAAATGATGCTATCAAACTCAAACGTATTATTATTAGATGAGCCTACAAACCACTTAGACCTTGAATCAATTCAAGCACTAAATGAAGGCTTAATCCGTTTCAAAGGTGCGATGCTATTCACATCTCATGACCACCAATTCATCCAAACGATTGCTAACCGTGTCATTGAAATTCGTGAAGACGGCTCGATTCTAGACAAACCGTTAACATACGATGAATTCTTAGACTGGAAAGATGCGCAAGGCCTTAACTAA
- a CDS encoding cold-shock protein, translating into MKQGTVKWFNAEKGFGFIEIEGENDVFVHFSAIQGEGFKTLEEAQKVEFEVVEGNRGPQAANVTKL; encoded by the coding sequence ATGAAACAAGGTACAGTAAAATGGTTTAATGCAGAAAAAGGTTTTGGCTTCATCGAAATTGAAGGGGAGAACGATGTATTCGTACATTTTTCAGCAATCCAAGGTGAAGGGTTCAAAACTTTAGAAGAAGCACAAAAAGTGGAATTCGAAGTGGTTGAAGGAAATCGTGGGCCACAAGCCGCAAACGTGACGAAATTATAG
- a CDS encoding DUF1033 family protein, which yields MYKIIYMKADYEPWWQFEGWEAFIVSEQIFETAEQFQEAYEGILENFRQQYDNEATKDERYYAFWSDDECEYCEACDDEAQVYHGIIVETP from the coding sequence ATGTACAAGATTATTTATATGAAAGCAGATTACGAGCCTTGGTGGCAATTTGAAGGATGGGAAGCGTTTATCGTATCAGAGCAAATATTTGAAACGGCCGAACAATTCCAAGAAGCCTATGAAGGGATTTTAGAAAATTTCCGCCAACAATACGACAATGAAGCAACAAAAGATGAACGCTACTATGCCTTTTGGTCAGATGATGAGTGCGAATATTGTGAAGCATGTGACGATGAAGCGCAAGTATATCATGGAATCATTGTTGAAACACCCTAA
- a CDS encoding methyl-accepting chemotaxis protein codes for MYSLFSALKPKAELQDLFERGTDLSATGRFQETLAFNHFNSQNQEDLKQLYARVADVSPTMQEIFNKYLIEIAPNGQNSISTSQIDRYLKNFFLAERNDDYVDQTIKFFNLLRENRFEAGKLIVVFNQFSFYITTLVLHHFGIKPHVAFKYMKSVSAAVNIEQELLVEVMSERLIENVIEELASLTDANANIMYMKDLIQRLDTQSDDIASSTAASQELAASIAEIARTSTNIAEKTNESVENAARGKQAIEHALQEIFTTEETFTEIVHSFTELQKHVNDIENVVTLINQIADQTNLLALNASIEAARAGDHGKGFAVVAQEVRKLAESTVSALSEVSTNVQSLKSYSNNVASSISETTTIIRDATDEAKESLPMLNSIVDIIESINMDVTSTAAASQEQAASIDEISVRMVQISNLQEDIRAFGNDTSRDIHKLGQEITRFRNEVTSANNVQLSSISLLLLSKADHILWKWRVYNMFLGLEKLSPPDVSSHLECRLGKWYTSDKTKVRFGNHQAYRELDRHHEQVHISAKAAVEAYNTGKLTVAETHLHEIERASQQVIYYINQLIETIEKERLMH; via the coding sequence ATGTATAGCTTGTTTTCTGCATTAAAACCAAAGGCTGAATTACAAGATTTATTTGAACGCGGGACCGATTTAAGTGCAACCGGCCGTTTTCAAGAAACACTAGCATTTAATCATTTTAATAGTCAAAACCAAGAAGATTTAAAACAATTATATGCACGAGTTGCAGATGTATCGCCAACGATGCAAGAGATTTTCAACAAATATTTAATTGAAATTGCACCTAATGGACAAAATTCAATTTCTACCAGTCAAATCGATCGCTACCTAAAAAATTTCTTTTTAGCCGAGCGAAACGATGATTATGTTGACCAAACGATTAAATTTTTCAATTTACTACGAGAAAATCGTTTTGAAGCTGGGAAATTAATTGTTGTCTTTAACCAATTTTCATTTTATATTACAACACTTGTCTTGCATCATTTCGGTATAAAGCCACATGTTGCATTCAAATATATGAAATCCGTTTCAGCAGCTGTCAATATCGAGCAAGAATTATTAGTTGAAGTCATGTCAGAGCGTTTGATCGAAAACGTTATTGAAGAATTGGCATCACTAACCGATGCCAACGCGAATATTATGTATATGAAAGACTTAATTCAACGCTTAGATACGCAGTCTGATGATATTGCGAGTTCAACAGCAGCCTCACAAGAACTGGCCGCTTCGATTGCTGAAATTGCACGCACATCAACGAATATTGCAGAAAAAACAAATGAATCCGTAGAAAATGCCGCGCGTGGAAAACAAGCAATCGAGCATGCTCTACAGGAAATCTTCACAACGGAAGAAACATTCACAGAAATTGTACATAGCTTCACCGAATTACAAAAGCATGTCAATGATATTGAAAATGTCGTAACACTTATTAATCAAATTGCTGATCAAACGAATTTATTAGCTTTAAATGCTTCAATCGAGGCGGCCCGTGCTGGAGATCATGGTAAGGGCTTTGCTGTTGTTGCACAGGAGGTTCGTAAGCTCGCAGAAAGTACGGTTTCAGCATTAAGCGAAGTTTCTACGAATGTTCAATCGTTAAAATCCTATTCAAACAATGTCGCTTCATCCATTTCGGAAACAACAACGATTATTCGTGATGCCACAGATGAAGCAAAAGAATCTTTACCAATGCTCAATTCGATCGTGGATATTATTGAAAGCATCAATATGGATGTTACCTCGACTGCCGCTGCCTCTCAAGAGCAAGCCGCTTCAATTGATGAAATCTCAGTTCGGATGGTTCAAATTTCAAACTTACAAGAGGATATTCGTGCATTTGGGAATGATACATCACGCGATATTCACAAATTAGGTCAAGAAATTACACGCTTCCGCAATGAAGTGACCTCAGCAAATAACGTACAGCTGTCTAGTATATCACTCTTATTATTATCTAAAGCTGACCATATTTTATGGAAATGGCGCGTATACAATATGTTCCTAGGCTTAGAAAAACTCTCGCCACCTGATGTTTCATCACATCTTGAATGTCGATTAGGGAAATGGTATACAAGCGATAAAACAAAAGTGCGCTTTGGAAACCACCAAGCTTACCGTGAGCTTGACCGTCACCATGAGCAAGTGCATATTTCGGCAAAAGCTGCAGTGGAAGCGTATAATACTGGTAAGTTAACCGTCGCTGAAACGCATTTACACGAAATTGAGCGTGCCTCTCAGCAAGTCATCTATTATATTAATCAACTGATTGAAACAATTGAAAAAGAACGCCTAATGCATTAA
- a CDS encoding 5-bromo-4-chloroindolyl phosphate hydrolysis family protein — protein sequence MLGSINFLTRHLINFIVATTALVVAILNISGFASLVSLPLAIVAYYVSNKVTLAIQKSSQSKKIGISTSEYTLIEAQLRQAKAHVQALNQQYVRVRSIRSFKQINEMSKLAKRIINIVHTNPQKFYAVEDFFYAHLPSAVQLSDKYTLLTKEQIPGTDVHLALEDTRKTLKELQVTMEDDLKNALSSDIENLKIELDFAKMSNDKRKDRLKVGGE from the coding sequence ATGCTTGGTTCTATCAACTTTTTAACAAGACATTTAATTAACTTTATAGTAGCTACTACTGCACTTGTTGTTGCGATACTAAATATATCTGGCTTCGCTAGCCTCGTTTCGCTACCTCTTGCTATTGTCGCATACTATGTAAGTAACAAAGTAACATTGGCCATTCAAAAATCAAGCCAAAGTAAAAAAATCGGCATTTCGACATCCGAATATACATTAATTGAAGCACAATTAAGACAGGCAAAAGCACATGTACAAGCATTGAATCAACAATATGTACGCGTACGTTCGATTCGTTCATTCAAGCAAATTAACGAAATGTCAAAGCTTGCAAAGCGCATCATCAATATCGTGCATACCAATCCGCAAAAGTTTTATGCGGTTGAAGACTTCTTCTATGCTCACCTACCATCCGCGGTGCAGCTTTCTGATAAATATACGTTACTGACAAAAGAACAAATTCCTGGTACGGATGTTCATTTGGCCTTGGAAGATACACGTAAAACTTTGAAAGAACTCCAAGTGACTATGGAAGATGATTTAAAAAATGCGCTTTCTTCAGACATCGAAAATTTAAAAATTGAGCTAGATTTTGCGAAAATGTCGAATGACAAGCGTAAAGATCGATTAAAAGTCGGTGGTGAATAA
- a CDS encoding toxic anion resistance protein — translation MTNNDNPFEAFKTSENVDIQVSKDQFAVNVANNAASPLFASLSNSMKQRAMQLALQLEPKQYEDVLAFGLPAQEALKKFTSQMLHYIQRKDVRKVGDVLSDLLQHLELIDPDALIEQKKGFFAKIFNKPKQSIQEVMTQYNKLSKRIDRLGIQLEHNQHALLSDYQFLNELYAMNEDYFQEINIFIASLEIKKQHLLDVILPSVEQAVSEGADPFKQHEVKDIHMQIEWLDRRMYDLELSREVAVQYAPQIRLIQQTNQMLLEKIQTSIMTTIPLWQQQISMLLSMNNQRRAMQSQERLMNASEQMLLKSGKMLEVQKNNKRPTLSHTDIDRFKTTQTQLLQEIEETLRMQVSTAEKRNEIEHTILELK, via the coding sequence ATGACAAACAACGATAATCCATTTGAAGCGTTCAAAACAAGTGAAAATGTCGATATTCAAGTGAGTAAAGACCAATTTGCGGTGAATGTTGCGAACAATGCAGCATCACCGCTTTTCGCTTCACTTTCAAATTCTATGAAACAACGTGCGATGCAGCTAGCCCTTCAGCTAGAACCGAAGCAATATGAGGATGTACTTGCTTTTGGTCTACCAGCACAAGAAGCATTAAAAAAGTTCACTTCACAAATGCTCCATTACATACAGCGCAAAGATGTGCGCAAAGTCGGTGATGTGTTAAGCGATTTATTGCAGCACTTAGAGCTCATTGATCCAGATGCGCTAATTGAGCAGAAGAAAGGCTTTTTTGCGAAGATATTCAATAAACCGAAGCAATCCATTCAGGAAGTGATGACACAGTATAATAAGCTTTCTAAGCGTATTGACCGTTTAGGCATTCAGCTCGAGCATAACCAGCATGCCCTATTAAGCGATTATCAATTTCTCAATGAGCTTTATGCGATGAATGAGGACTATTTCCAGGAAATCAACATCTTCATTGCCTCATTAGAAATTAAAAAACAGCATCTTCTCGATGTCATACTCCCGTCTGTTGAACAAGCCGTTTCAGAAGGGGCTGACCCATTTAAGCAGCATGAAGTAAAGGATATTCACATGCAAATCGAGTGGCTCGACCGGCGCATGTATGATTTAGAATTATCGCGTGAGGTGGCCGTTCAATACGCCCCACAAATTCGCTTAATTCAGCAAACGAATCAAATGCTCCTAGAAAAAATTCAAACATCGATTATGACGACGATTCCGCTTTGGCAGCAGCAAATCTCAATGCTCCTTAGCATGAACAACCAACGCCGCGCAATGCAGTCTCAGGAGCGCCTCATGAACGCCTCAGAACAAATGCTGCTTAAAAGTGGCAAAATGCTCGAAGTACAAAAAAATAATAAGCGCCCTACTCTGTCTCATACAGATATAGACCGCTTCAAAACAACGCAAACACAGTTATTACAAGAAATTGAGGAGACACTTCGTATGCAAGTGAGTACTGCCGAGAAACGCAACGAAATCGAGCATACCATTTTGGAGCTTAAATAA
- a CDS encoding DUF4440 domain-containing protein yields MLSSTLKEQLLQLEKKLLEPEIRLSKDELSNLLADSFFEFGSSGKVLYKDENIGEMSLSIVQMKLSDFEIHPMSEEIVLTTYRIYNEMKNEHSLRSSIWKLIDGR; encoded by the coding sequence ATGTTGTCTAGCACTTTAAAAGAACAGTTATTACAATTAGAGAAAAAATTGCTGGAACCAGAAATCAGGCTATCCAAAGATGAGCTATCAAATTTGCTAGCCGACAGTTTCTTTGAATTCGGAAGCTCAGGTAAAGTATTGTACAAAGACGAGAATATTGGAGAAATGAGTCTTAGCATTGTACAAATGAAGTTGAGTGACTTTGAAATCCATCCTATGTCTGAAGAAATTGTTTTAACAACCTATCGAATTTATAATGAAATGAAGAACGAACATTCACTACGCAGTTCGATATGGAAATTAATAGACGGACGTTGA
- a CDS encoding DUF6501 family protein, with translation MLHLKWKDAPTIRTVKCVHTNASKYLVSNVLTVDKEYEVKNETEEFLFVIDNTGEVGGYYKEYFA, from the coding sequence ATGTTACATTTAAAATGGAAAGATGCACCGACAATCCGCACCGTGAAATGTGTGCACACGAACGCATCAAAATATTTAGTATCAAATGTGCTAACCGTTGATAAAGAATACGAAGTGAAAAACGAAACAGAAGAATTCCTATTCGTCATCGACAACACAGGCGAAGTTGGCGGTTATTACAAAGAGTATTTTGCATAA
- a CDS encoding amino acid ABC transporter ATP-binding protein: MSVVIDIQHLNKKFGTNEVLKDVNFQVNKGEVVTLIGSSGSGKSTLLRCINLLETPSAGAIIYNGENILNEGHNIEKYRTHLGMVFQQFNLFNNLDVLNNCIVGQMKVLKRSKQQAEQNAMKYLELVGMAAYKNAKPKHLSGGQKQRVAIARALAMDPDVMLFDEPTSALDPEMVGEVLKVMRHLADQGNTMLIVTHEMEFAKEVSDRIVFMDKGVIVEEGTPNEVLVNPQHDRTKAFLKRTLR, from the coding sequence ATGTCAGTTGTTATTGATATTCAACATTTAAATAAAAAGTTCGGCACAAATGAAGTATTAAAGGATGTCAACTTCCAGGTAAATAAAGGGGAGGTTGTTACATTAATCGGTTCGTCAGGCTCAGGTAAATCAACGCTTCTACGCTGCATCAATTTACTTGAAACACCGTCAGCTGGAGCTATTATTTATAACGGCGAAAACATTCTAAATGAAGGCCATAATATTGAAAAATACCGTACACATCTAGGTATGGTATTCCAGCAGTTTAACTTATTTAATAACTTAGATGTGTTAAATAACTGTATCGTTGGTCAAATGAAAGTATTAAAGCGCTCAAAACAGCAAGCAGAGCAAAATGCGATGAAATATCTTGAATTAGTTGGCATGGCCGCCTATAAAAATGCCAAGCCAAAGCATTTATCAGGTGGACAAAAGCAACGTGTGGCGATTGCACGTGCACTGGCAATGGACCCAGACGTTATGCTCTTTGACGAGCCAACTTCAGCCCTTGATCCAGAAATGGTTGGGGAAGTATTAAAGGTTATGCGACACTTAGCGGATCAGGGGAACACAATGTTAATTGTAACGCATGAAATGGAATTTGCGAAGGAAGTTTCAGATCGCATTGTCTTTATGGATAAGGGGGTCATTGTGGAGGAGGGCACGCCAAACGAAGTACTCGTAAACCCACAACATGACCGTACGAAAGCATTCCTTAAACGAACATTACGCTAA
- a CDS encoding amino acid ABC transporter permease, translating to MVFLESVWSLFTNNWDLFLRGAWTALLLAIIGTIFGTFIGFFIGIMHTIPQRKRNAKTILLKIFNFLLTAYVEIFRGTPMIVQAMVVFYGLVYLGIDIDRFLAASIVISLNTGAYMAEYVRGGIMSIDKGQFEAAQAIGMNHLQTMIHIVIPQVARNILPATGNQFVMNIKDSSVLSVISVVELFFTANSVAGSNYRYIEAFFIATVLYFIMTFAVTRILLMFEKKMDGPESFKVELITGNKLEKDGE from the coding sequence ATGGTATTTTTAGAATCTGTATGGAGCTTGTTTACAAACAACTGGGATTTATTCCTACGCGGTGCATGGACAGCATTATTACTGGCAATTATCGGTACAATTTTTGGAACATTCATAGGCTTTTTTATCGGTATTATGCATACAATTCCACAGCGTAAACGCAATGCCAAAACTATTCTTTTAAAAATCTTTAACTTTTTATTAACGGCCTATGTTGAAATATTCCGTGGTACGCCAATGATTGTTCAGGCGATGGTCGTATTTTACGGCTTAGTATACTTAGGTATTGATATTGACCGTTTCTTAGCTGCGTCAATCGTCATTAGTTTAAATACAGGTGCTTATATGGCCGAATATGTGCGCGGAGGCATTATGTCCATCGACAAGGGGCAATTTGAAGCAGCTCAAGCGATCGGTATGAACCACTTACAAACGATGATTCATATCGTTATTCCGCAAGTCGCGCGCAATATTTTACCGGCAACAGGCAACCAATTCGTCATGAATATTAAAGATTCCTCTGTATTAAGTGTTATCTCAGTTGTTGAGCTATTCTTCACAGCGAACTCAGTAGCCGGCAGTAATTACCGCTATATCGAAGCATTCTTTATCGCAACAGTGCTGTACTTCATTATGACGTTTGCTGTAACGCGTATATTACTAATGTTCGAGAAGAAAATGGACGGACCAGAGAGCTTCAAAGTGGAGCTTATTACGGGGAACAAGCTAGAAAAGGATGGTGAATAA
- a CDS encoding transporter substrate-binding domain-containing protein, with protein sequence MKKKLLIFLTAMMTMLVLAACGTEDEGTTSTSGTDQKVLKVGMEAAYAPFNWSQKDDANGGVAIKDSKEFAAGYDVEFAKKIADGLGMKLEIVKTDWDGLIPSLQSGAIDVVIAGMSPTPERKGTIDFTENYYTSDYVIVVKEDGPYANAETLEDFSGAKITGQQATTHYDVVDQIPGVKKQVAGTDFGAMRVQLQSGAIDGYVSERPEGISAEMALENIKYIVPEPNFEADPSATAIAVGLKKGSSLTEQINKVLAEISDEERQKMMEDAIANQPAAQ encoded by the coding sequence ATGAAAAAGAAGCTATTAATATTCTTAACAGCCATGATGACAATGCTCGTATTAGCAGCATGTGGTACAGAAGATGAGGGAACTACTAGTACTTCTGGTACGGATCAAAAGGTTTTAAAAGTCGGAATGGAAGCAGCCTATGCACCATTCAACTGGTCGCAAAAAGATGATGCGAACGGTGGGGTAGCGATTAAAGACTCTAAGGAATTTGCAGCAGGCTATGACGTAGAATTTGCGAAGAAAATTGCTGATGGTTTAGGGATGAAGCTAGAAATCGTGAAAACGGATTGGGACGGCTTAATCCCTTCATTACAATCAGGTGCCATTGATGTCGTAATCGCGGGGATGTCACCAACGCCTGAGCGTAAAGGAACAATCGACTTCACTGAAAACTATTACACAAGTGATTATGTAATTGTAGTAAAAGAAGATGGCCCTTATGCAAATGCCGAAACATTAGAAGACTTCTCAGGTGCTAAAATTACGGGTCAACAAGCAACAACACACTATGATGTAGTTGATCAAATTCCAGGTGTCAAAAAGCAAGTAGCTGGTACGGACTTCGGTGCGATGCGCGTACAATTACAATCAGGTGCTATTGATGGCTATGTATCAGAGCGTCCAGAAGGCATCTCTGCTGAAATGGCATTAGAAAACATTAAATATATCGTTCCAGAGCCAAATTTCGAGGCAGATCCATCCGCAACGGCGATTGCAGTAGGTCTTAAAAAGGGCTCGTCGTTAACAGAGCAAATCAACAAAGTATTAGCAGAAATTTCGGATGAAGAGCGTCAAAAAATGATGGAAGACGCAATTGCAAACCAACCAGCAGCTCAGTAA
- a CDS encoding DUF3231 family protein, whose protein sequence is MGILSGNPKDEPLHYGEVFTVWSNLMVDYGMIAGFQTFYNHTGDVDLKKFIEDAIQVAREEIKILEKILKSNGVGLPLAPPERPVARVEDIPPGARFNDPEISAALSADIAAGLVACSQAMGISLREDIALMYGQFHLAKAQLGAKLLRMNKEKGWLVPPPLHLKYSKE, encoded by the coding sequence TTGGGAATACTATCTGGAAACCCTAAAGATGAACCATTGCACTATGGAGAGGTATTTACTGTTTGGTCTAATTTAATGGTAGATTATGGAATGATTGCGGGATTTCAAACATTTTATAATCATACCGGTGATGTCGATTTAAAAAAGTTTATAGAAGATGCGATTCAAGTAGCACGTGAAGAAATAAAAATATTAGAGAAAATTTTAAAAAGTAATGGGGTTGGATTACCACTTGCTCCTCCAGAACGTCCAGTAGCGAGGGTAGAAGATATTCCACCGGGTGCAAGATTTAATGATCCAGAAATTAGCGCTGCACTTTCGGCTGACATTGCTGCTGGGTTAGTTGCATGTAGTCAAGCAATGGGCATTTCTTTACGCGAAGATATTGCATTAATGTATGGCCAATTCCATTTAGCTAAGGCACAGCTTGGCGCAAAATTATTACGTATGAATAAAGAAAAAGGATGGCTTGTTCCGCCGCCATTACACTTAAAATATTCTAAAGAATAG
- a CDS encoding gamma-type small acid-soluble spore protein, whose product MSYDNNEYVNQIRQKIQQAEANKNQASGRFASPNSMNEEFGSETDVNQIKQQLQQAEANKMQASGQFSNNNNKSY is encoded by the coding sequence ATGTCATATGATAACAACGAATACGTAAACCAAATTAGACAAAAGATCCAACAGGCAGAAGCGAACAAAAATCAAGCTTCTGGTCGTTTTGCATCACCGAATTCAATGAACGAGGAATTCGGAAGTGAAACTGATGTTAACCAAATTAAACAACAACTGCAACAAGCAGAAGCTAACAAAATGCAAGCTTCTGGTCAATTTTCAAATAACAATAACAAGTCCTATTAA
- the odhB gene encoding 2-oxoglutarate dehydrogenase complex dihydrolipoyllysine-residue succinyltransferase, producing the protein MAEIKVPELAESITEGTIAQWVKKVGDRVEKGEFIVELETDKVNAEIISEEAGVLTQILAEEGDTVLVGQVIAVVEAGEGAAPAPVEAKEETAPAQEAPKAAPAPVEVEETSGERVIASPAARKLAREKGIDLAAISPVDPQGRVRVQDVAAHGTAPVAQAAAPVAATAGPMIFTPAGETDRVTVEKMSRRRQTIAKRLLEVKQSTAMLTTFNEIDMTNIMALRKRKQEQFVKANDIKLGFMSFFTKAVVAALKKYPYVNAQINGDEIHLNNFFDIGIAVSTEEGLVVPVVRDANAKNFAEIEKNIAELAGKARDKKLGLNDMAGGSFTITNGGVFGSLMSTPIMNGTQAGILGMHSIVNRPVAVNGEVQIRPMMYVALSYDHRIIDGKDSVGFLKTVKEMIENPEDLLLNS; encoded by the coding sequence GTGGCTGAAATTAAAGTCCCTGAGTTAGCAGAATCAATTACTGAAGGTACAATTGCCCAGTGGGTGAAAAAAGTTGGAGATCGCGTAGAAAAAGGCGAATTCATCGTAGAATTAGAAACAGATAAAGTAAACGCTGAAATCATCTCTGAGGAAGCAGGCGTATTAACACAAATTTTAGCTGAAGAAGGCGATACTGTACTTGTAGGTCAAGTAATCGCAGTAGTTGAGGCTGGCGAAGGTGCAGCACCAGCTCCAGTTGAAGCAAAAGAAGAAACGGCTCCAGCACAAGAAGCGCCAAAAGCAGCACCAGCTCCAGTAGAAGTTGAAGAAACGTCTGGTGAGCGTGTAATCGCATCTCCAGCAGCACGTAAATTAGCTCGTGAAAAAGGAATTGACTTAGCAGCGATCTCTCCAGTAGATCCACAAGGTCGCGTACGTGTACAAGACGTAGCAGCGCATGGTACGGCACCAGTTGCTCAAGCAGCAGCACCAGTAGCAGCTACAGCAGGCCCAATGATCTTCACGCCTGCTGGTGAAACAGACCGTGTAACAGTTGAAAAAATGTCTCGTCGTCGTCAAACAATTGCTAAACGTTTATTAGAAGTAAAACAATCAACAGCAATGTTAACAACATTCAACGAAATCGACATGACAAACATCATGGCATTACGTAAACGCAAACAAGAGCAGTTCGTGAAAGCAAACGACATTAAATTAGGTTTCATGTCATTCTTCACAAAAGCGGTTGTTGCAGCACTTAAAAAATATCCATATGTTAACGCTCAAATCAATGGTGATGAAATTCACTTAAACAACTTCTTCGATATCGGAATCGCGGTTTCAACTGAAGAAGGTCTAGTTGTACCAGTAGTTCGTGATGCTAACGCTAAGAACTTCGCTGAAATTGAGAAAAACATTGCTGAATTAGCAGGCAAGGCTCGCGACAAAAAATTAGGCTTAAACGACATGGCTGGTGGTTCATTTACAATCACTAACGGTGGTGTATTCGGTTCATTAATGTCTACACCAATCATGAACGGTACACAAGCTGGTATTTTAGGTATGCACTCAATCGTTAACCGCCCTGTAGCTGTAAACGGTGAAGTACAAATCCGTCCAATGATGTACGTGGCATTATCTTATGACCACCGTATTATCGATGGTAAAGATTCTGTAGGCTTCTTAAAAACAGTTAAAGAAATGATCGAAAACCCAGAAGATTTATTATTAAACTCATAA